A window of the Brachybacterium sacelli genome harbors these coding sequences:
- a CDS encoding ClpP family protease, whose product MSSYPIPSVIERTHTGLERSADVYSRLLSDRIVYVGTPIDDGVAGAVIAQILHLENESADVPIQLYLNSSGGDAQAVLAIYDTLTYVRSAVAVTCVGQAVAAPVVLLAAGTPGMRAVLPHTRVVLHPLEAQARGAVPDLILATEEVERIRRALEALLAEHTGTDLATVRRDLERERVLDAGQAVAYGLADEVLVRRPTAA is encoded by the coding sequence ATGAGCAGCTACCCGATTCCCAGCGTCATCGAACGCACCCACACCGGGCTCGAGCGCAGCGCCGACGTCTACTCGCGCCTGCTGAGTGATCGCATCGTCTACGTCGGCACCCCTATCGACGACGGCGTCGCCGGCGCCGTCATCGCCCAGATCCTGCACCTGGAGAACGAATCGGCCGACGTGCCGATCCAGCTCTACCTCAATTCCAGCGGCGGCGACGCCCAGGCGGTGCTGGCCATCTACGACACCCTCACCTATGTGCGCAGCGCGGTCGCCGTGACCTGCGTGGGTCAGGCAGTCGCCGCCCCCGTCGTGCTGCTCGCGGCAGGAACCCCGGGGATGCGGGCGGTGCTGCCGCACACCCGGGTGGTGCTGCACCCGCTCGAGGCCCAGGCGCGAGGCGCCGTCCCGGACCTGATCCTGGCGACCGAGGAGGTCGAACGGATCCGCCGCGCCCTGGAGGCGCTGCTGGCGGAGCACACGGGCACCGACCTCGCCACGGTGCGACGGGACCTCGAGCGTGAACGGGTGCTGGACGCCGGCCAGGCCGTGGCCTACGGCCTGGCCGACGAGGTCCTGGTCAGGCGGCCGACAGCAGCGTGA
- a CDS encoding helix-turn-helix domain-containing protein produces the protein MDGHLEPLLRELVGAALRDERRRQGRTLAQVAEAAGISMQHLSDVERGRKDPSSEMLAAITGALAVGVPELLLRVADEAIVADHPVRRPLVLDLTGTAAGGSSRRPTSGAPGAEVSATSPADRSPLTLLSAA, from the coding sequence ATGGACGGGCATCTCGAGCCGCTGCTGCGCGAACTGGTCGGCGCCGCGCTCCGTGACGAGCGCCGCCGGCAGGGTCGGACTCTGGCCCAGGTCGCCGAGGCGGCGGGCATCAGCATGCAGCACCTCTCCGACGTCGAGCGCGGACGGAAGGATCCCTCCTCCGAGATGCTGGCCGCGATCACCGGTGCTCTCGCCGTCGGGGTCCCCGAGCTGCTCCTGCGCGTCGCCGACGAGGCGATCGTCGCCGATCACCCGGTCCGGCGGCCGCTGGTCCTGGATCTGACGGGGACCGCCGCGGGCGGCTCCTCGCGTCGGCCCACCTCGGGCGCCCCCGGCGCCGAGGTCTCCGCGACGTCACCCGCTGACCGAAGTCCTCTCACGCTGCTGTCGGCCGCCTGA
- the dusB gene encoding tRNA dihydrouridine synthase DusB encodes MTTLDAAPAPRAVPDGSTRRTLTIGPHTVDTPVVLAPMAGITNMAFRLLCREFGALHSQDDGGLYVSEMVTTRALVEDHRESWRLVTMGERETPRSVQLYGVDPTTVRRAVEMLRERDVVDHIDLNFGCPVPKVTRRGGGGVLPWKTELFTRIVRAAVEAAGPEVPVTVKTRLGIDDDHLTYRDAGLIAQEVGAAAIALHGRTVVQHYSGQARWSPIADLKELVTDIPVLGNGDIWSAEDALTMMEQTGCDGVVVGRGCQGRPWLFADLAAGFAGKPDRIRPTMGDIAQILRRHAELLVEFFEDEGRALRDLRKHVAWYFKGYPVGGDLRHRLATMESLADLDAKLAELDLSSPYPGEAVEGPRGRAGSPKRAVVPEDWMSTRELSPDHAERLHEAELDTSGG; translated from the coding sequence ATGACCACCCTCGACGCCGCACCCGCCCCTCGGGCCGTCCCCGACGGCTCGACCCGACGCACCCTGACGATCGGCCCCCACACGGTCGACACCCCGGTGGTGCTCGCGCCGATGGCGGGGATCACCAACATGGCGTTCCGCCTTCTGTGCCGCGAGTTCGGTGCCCTGCACAGCCAGGACGACGGCGGTCTATACGTCTCCGAGATGGTCACCACCCGGGCCCTGGTCGAGGACCACCGCGAGTCCTGGCGCCTGGTCACCATGGGGGAGCGGGAGACGCCCCGCTCGGTCCAGTTGTACGGGGTGGACCCCACCACGGTGCGGCGAGCCGTGGAGATGCTGCGCGAGCGGGACGTGGTCGATCACATCGACCTCAACTTCGGCTGCCCCGTCCCCAAGGTCACCCGTCGCGGGGGCGGAGGCGTGCTGCCGTGGAAGACGGAGCTGTTCACGCGGATCGTGCGCGCCGCGGTCGAGGCCGCGGGGCCCGAGGTGCCGGTGACCGTCAAGACCCGTCTCGGCATCGATGACGACCACCTCACGTACCGCGATGCCGGGCTGATCGCCCAGGAGGTCGGCGCCGCCGCGATCGCGCTGCACGGCCGCACCGTGGTCCAGCACTACTCCGGGCAGGCCCGCTGGTCACCCATCGCCGACCTCAAGGAGCTCGTCACCGACATCCCCGTGCTGGGCAACGGTGACATCTGGTCCGCCGAGGACGCGCTGACGATGATGGAGCAGACCGGCTGCGACGGTGTCGTCGTCGGGCGCGGCTGCCAGGGGAGGCCCTGGCTGTTCGCCGACCTCGCCGCGGGCTTCGCCGGGAAGCCGGATCGGATCCGGCCCACCATGGGCGACATCGCACAGATCCTGCGCCGCCACGCCGAGCTGCTCGTGGAGTTCTTCGAGGACGAGGGCCGGGCCCTACGCGACCTGCGCAAGCACGTCGCCTGGTACTTCAAGGGCTATCCCGTCGGCGGCGATCTGCGCCACCGCCTGGCCACCATGGAGTCCCTCGCGGACCTCGACGCCAAGCTCGCCGAACTCGACCTGTCCAGCCCGTACCCGGGCGAGGCGGTCGAGGGTCCCCGAGGCCGCGCCGGCTCCCCGAAGCGCGCCGTCGTCCCCGAGGACTGGATGAGCACTCGCGAACTCAGCCCTGACCACGCCGAGCGTCTCCACGAGGCCGAGCTCGACACCTCGGGGGGCTGA
- a CDS encoding deoxyguanosinetriphosphate triphosphohydrolase, which translates to MTPVDPVESAEPARPPAGYTEADLERWTTEPPKSQARTPFQRDRARVLHSSALRRLGAKTQVLGAGANDFVRTRLTHSLEVAQVGRDIGLELGCDPDVVDAACLSHDLGHPPFGHNGEKVLDALASDIGGFEGNAQTLRLLTRLEPKILGEERPFGLNLSRASVDAAIKYPWARGKGPDPASSKFGAYDDDLDVYRWAREGAAPGRKCFEAQVMDLADDIAYSVHDIEDAITGLTLDLGKLQDPMERAAALYVVQDWYMPHESLDELDAALQRLEAEPSWLRSFTGSMRSAAALKNMASQLIGRFTRSAITATRATHGEGPISRYGGGMVVPEQTHLEIAVLKGLAAAYVMSSASQRPVYEAQEEIIRDLFSRLWNTGTQYLSPLFAELWDAAADDTARRRVIVDQVASYTDVTARRLHEVLFDREITHVTAADTPLPGLGSEL; encoded by the coding sequence ATGACACCTGTCGACCCCGTGGAGTCCGCGGAACCCGCGCGCCCGCCCGCCGGCTACACCGAGGCCGACCTCGAACGCTGGACCACCGAGCCCCCGAAGTCCCAGGCCCGCACCCCGTTCCAACGCGACCGCGCCCGCGTGCTGCACTCCTCGGCGCTGCGCCGCCTGGGCGCGAAGACGCAGGTGCTCGGCGCCGGCGCCAACGACTTCGTGCGCACCCGCCTCACCCATTCCCTTGAGGTCGCCCAGGTGGGCCGCGACATCGGTCTCGAGCTCGGCTGCGACCCGGACGTCGTCGACGCCGCCTGCCTCTCCCACGACCTCGGCCATCCGCCTTTCGGGCACAACGGCGAGAAGGTGCTCGACGCCCTGGCCTCCGACATCGGAGGCTTCGAGGGCAACGCCCAGACGCTGCGCCTGTTGACCCGTCTCGAACCGAAGATCCTCGGCGAGGAGCGCCCCTTCGGCCTGAACCTCTCCCGCGCGAGCGTGGATGCGGCGATCAAGTACCCGTGGGCCCGGGGGAAGGGGCCCGACCCCGCCTCCTCCAAGTTCGGGGCCTACGACGACGACCTCGACGTCTACCGCTGGGCCCGCGAGGGCGCCGCCCCTGGCCGCAAGTGCTTCGAGGCCCAGGTGATGGACCTCGCCGATGACATCGCCTACTCCGTCCACGACATCGAGGACGCGATCACGGGGCTCACCCTGGATCTCGGGAAGCTGCAGGACCCCATGGAGCGCGCCGCGGCGCTGTACGTGGTCCAGGACTGGTACATGCCGCACGAGTCCCTCGACGAGCTCGACGCCGCGCTGCAGCGGCTGGAGGCGGAGCCGAGCTGGCTGCGCTCCTTCACCGGCTCGATGCGTTCCGCCGCGGCCCTCAAGAACATGGCCAGCCAGCTGATCGGTCGCTTCACCCGCTCCGCGATCACCGCCACCCGCGCCACCCACGGCGAGGGGCCGATCTCCCGGTACGGGGGCGGCATGGTGGTGCCGGAGCAGACCCACCTCGAGATCGCGGTGCTCAAGGGACTGGCGGCCGCCTACGTCATGTCCTCCGCCTCCCAGCGCCCCGTGTACGAGGCGCAGGAGGAGATCATCCGCGACCTGTTCTCCCGGCTGTGGAACACCGGCACCCAGTACCTGAGCCCCCTGTTCGCCGAGCTGTGGGATGCGGCCGCCGACGACACCGCCCGCCGGCGGGTGATCGTCGACCAGGTAGCCTCCTACACTGACGTCACCGCGCGCCGGCTGCACGAGGTGCTGTTCGACCGCGAGATCACCCATGTCACCGCCGCGGACACGCCGCTGCCCGGACTCGGATCGGAGCTGTGA
- the dnaG gene encoding DNA primase, with protein MAQGLIRRADVDLVRERSRLDEVVSEHVTLRTAGIGSMKGLCPFHDEKTPSFNIRPQLGHWHCFGCGEGGDAISFVQKINHLSFVEAVELLAGRYGVQLTYEDSDGGRGERPDFGTRRRLLDAHAIAEEYYREQLSTPAAEVGRRFLAERGFDRAAAERFGVGFAPEGWDSITSVLRGRGFTEDELTASGIVSQGQRGVYDRFRGRLIWPIRDITGNTIGFGARRLLETDKGPKYLNTPETAIYHKSTVLYGLDLARKDISAERRVVVVEGYTDVMAAHLAGVPTAVASCGTAFGSEHVKIVRRVMGDSNPSSGLRLNADGRGLGGEVVFTFDGDEAGQKAALRAFEEDQRFVAQTYVAVEPGGMDPCDLRITQGDQAVVDLIESRKPLFEFAIRSAIAQVDLDTVEGQVAGLRMAAPVVARIRDRAMRPEYARRLSGWLGMDERTVLRAVHDAARAPQGAAQTSAQRPTAPGETQEEPGLIAPARLADVVSPRDPVGQVETQALAVMMQAPQLLETDKVGALPDDAFHVPALQGVWDVMLAAGTLLDAVIGTLHPARYLEQVLEIAGETVRPLIVEIANLDLPARDEAGLQRLAGSLLDRLTELSITREYSVLKQRLQRTDPSDPERYQEILTRLAQVQEKRRALRAADE; from the coding sequence GTGGCCCAGGGACTGATCCGCCGCGCCGACGTCGACCTCGTGCGGGAGCGCTCGCGCCTGGACGAGGTCGTCTCCGAGCACGTCACCCTGCGCACCGCCGGCATCGGCTCCATGAAGGGGCTGTGCCCCTTCCACGACGAGAAGACCCCCTCGTTCAACATCCGCCCCCAGCTGGGCCACTGGCACTGCTTCGGCTGCGGCGAGGGCGGCGACGCCATCTCCTTCGTCCAGAAGATCAACCACCTCAGCTTCGTCGAGGCGGTCGAACTGCTGGCCGGGCGCTACGGCGTGCAGCTGACCTACGAGGACTCCGACGGCGGCCGCGGCGAGCGTCCCGACTTCGGCACCCGGCGCCGCCTGCTGGACGCGCACGCGATCGCGGAGGAGTACTACCGCGAGCAGCTCTCCACCCCGGCCGCGGAGGTCGGCCGGCGCTTCCTCGCCGAGCGCGGCTTCGACCGGGCCGCCGCGGAGCGTTTCGGCGTCGGATTCGCCCCCGAGGGCTGGGACTCGATCACCTCGGTGCTGCGGGGGAGGGGCTTCACCGAGGACGAGCTGACCGCGAGCGGCATCGTCTCCCAGGGCCAGCGGGGCGTCTATGACCGCTTCCGCGGCCGGCTGATCTGGCCCATCCGCGACATCACCGGCAACACCATCGGCTTCGGGGCACGGCGCCTGCTGGAGACCGACAAGGGACCCAAGTACCTCAACACCCCCGAGACCGCGATCTACCACAAGTCCACCGTGCTGTACGGCCTGGACCTGGCCCGCAAGGACATCTCCGCCGAGCGCCGCGTGGTCGTCGTCGAGGGCTACACCGACGTGATGGCCGCACACCTCGCCGGGGTCCCCACCGCCGTCGCCTCCTGCGGCACGGCCTTCGGCTCCGAGCACGTCAAGATCGTCCGCCGCGTGATGGGCGACTCGAACCCCAGCTCCGGGCTGCGGCTGAACGCCGATGGCCGCGGACTGGGCGGCGAGGTGGTCTTCACCTTCGACGGTGACGAGGCCGGGCAGAAGGCCGCCCTGCGTGCCTTCGAGGAGGACCAGCGGTTCGTCGCCCAGACCTACGTCGCCGTCGAACCCGGAGGCATGGATCCCTGCGACCTGCGCATCACGCAGGGGGACCAGGCGGTGGTGGATCTCATCGAGTCCCGCAAGCCCCTGTTCGAGTTCGCGATCCGCTCCGCCATCGCCCAGGTCGACCTCGACACGGTCGAGGGACAGGTCGCAGGGCTGCGGATGGCCGCCCCGGTGGTCGCCCGCATCCGCGACCGGGCCATGCGCCCCGAGTACGCGCGCCGCCTGTCGGGCTGGCTGGGGATGGACGAGCGCACCGTGCTGCGCGCCGTGCACGACGCCGCCCGGGCCCCGCAGGGCGCCGCCCAGACGTCGGCCCAGCGCCCCACCGCGCCGGGGGAGACCCAGGAGGAGCCCGGCCTCATCGCGCCGGCCCGCCTGGCCGACGTGGTGAGCCCCCGTGACCCCGTCGGCCAGGTCGAGACCCAGGCCCTGGCGGTGATGATGCAGGCTCCCCAGTTGCTGGAGACCGACAAGGTCGGCGCGCTCCCGGACGACGCCTTCCACGTGCCGGCCCTGCAGGGCGTGTGGGACGTGATGCTGGCCGCCGGCACGCTGCTGGACGCGGTGATCGGCACCCTGCACCCGGCCCGCTACCTCGAGCAGGTCCTCGAGATCGCCGGGGAAACGGTGCGGCCGCTGATCGTCGAGATCGCGAATCTCGACCTGCCCGCGCGGGACGAGGCCGGTCTCCAGCGCCTGGCCGGCTCGCTGCTGGACCGGCTCACGGAGCTTTCCATCACCCGGGAGTACTCGGTGCTCAAGCAGCGTCTGCAGCGCACCGACCCCTCCGATCCGGAGCGGTACCAGGAGATCCTCACGCGCCTCGCACAGGTGCAGGAGAAGAGACGCGCCCTGCGGGCCGCGGACGAGTGA
- a CDS encoding DedA family protein, with protein sequence MDAVLHLAETLLASPWLYVLVIALTAFDGLLPVVPAETVVLTAAAYAMTGGPDALPLLLAAWTGALAGDVAAHHVGRGAGPLARWARRRRWVGTMLGWAEKELMARGGMLIVSARFVPGGRTATTVASGVIGYPRRRFVLFAALAAALWSLYYVGIGMLGGLAFRDQPLLGVALGIGMALAVGGTIEAVRAVRRRRREAVTRPRPAGRVSSPAPVRGA encoded by the coding sequence ATGGACGCCGTGCTGCACCTGGCAGAGACCCTGCTGGCCTCCCCCTGGCTCTACGTGCTCGTGATCGCGCTGACCGCGTTCGACGGCCTGCTGCCCGTGGTCCCGGCCGAGACCGTGGTGCTCACCGCGGCGGCCTATGCCATGACCGGGGGTCCCGACGCCCTGCCGCTCCTGCTCGCCGCCTGGACCGGTGCCCTGGCCGGAGACGTGGCGGCGCATCATGTCGGCCGCGGTGCCGGTCCTCTCGCACGGTGGGCCCGGCGCCGGCGGTGGGTCGGCACGATGCTGGGCTGGGCCGAGAAGGAGCTGATGGCGCGGGGCGGGATGCTGATCGTCTCGGCGCGGTTCGTCCCCGGCGGGCGCACCGCCACCACGGTGGCCTCCGGGGTGATCGGCTATCCGCGCCGGCGCTTCGTCCTGTTCGCGGCCCTCGCCGCGGCTCTGTGGTCCCTCTACTACGTCGGCATCGGGATGCTCGGCGGGCTCGCCTTCCGCGACCAGCCGCTGCTGGGCGTGGCGCTCGGCATCGGCATGGCGCTCGCCGTCGGCGGAACCATCGAGGCGGTGCGGGCCGTGCGGCGCCGCCGCCGCGAGGCGGTCACTCGTCCGCGGCCCGCAGGGCGCGTCTCTTCTCCTGCACCTGTGCGAGGCGCGTGA
- a CDS encoding sensor histidine kinase → MRLPDLSGIQLPREPTRLVRRSLRHVAGALLGLLLGPLLILTALLQLIRWRGPFRRVRRWELRRLHWAYRLQLEDGTGGFLGGRRALLHGGVAAVLGYVMGDLLLLVAAVVLGSMVQSLYGSAVVIEFDLWAISRPAPAVLLIFGTSSLLAAALYAEFVVWLQTRLLRRWTGVVRADAMDSRISRLLTTRRGVVVAIDDERRRIERDLHDGVQQNVVSLSVTLARARRADDPERSAELLDQAHAQSQALIEEVRQVAWRIYPTALDEHGLASALDGVAQTSPVPVHLDLRLDGELPQAAESAAYFVAREAVTNVVKHAEATRVDLALATTEEAGRTLLRLTVTDDGIGGADPEGGGLQGLARRVAALDGSVSVDSPLGGPTTITAEIPCD, encoded by the coding sequence ATGCGCCTGCCCGACCTCTCCGGCATCCAGTTGCCCCGCGAGCCCACCCGGCTCGTGCGCCGGTCGCTGCGCCATGTCGCCGGGGCCCTGCTGGGGCTGCTGCTGGGCCCGCTGCTGATCCTGACCGCCCTGCTCCAGCTCATCCGCTGGCGCGGTCCGTTCCGCCGCGTACGCCGCTGGGAGCTGCGGCGGCTGCACTGGGCGTATCGCCTGCAGCTGGAGGACGGCACCGGCGGCTTCCTCGGGGGGAGGCGCGCCCTTCTGCACGGTGGGGTCGCCGCCGTCCTGGGATACGTGATGGGGGACCTGCTGCTGCTGGTGGCGGCCGTGGTGCTGGGCAGCATGGTGCAGTCCCTCTACGGCAGCGCGGTGGTCATCGAGTTCGACCTGTGGGCGATCAGCCGGCCCGCCCCGGCCGTGCTGCTGATCTTCGGCACCTCGAGCCTGCTGGCCGCCGCCCTCTATGCGGAGTTCGTGGTGTGGCTGCAGACCCGTCTGCTGCGCCGCTGGACCGGGGTGGTGCGCGCGGACGCGATGGACAGCCGCATCAGCCGTCTGCTGACCACCCGGCGCGGGGTGGTGGTGGCGATCGACGACGAACGTCGCCGCATCGAGCGCGACCTGCACGACGGGGTCCAGCAGAACGTCGTCTCCCTGTCGGTGACTCTCGCCCGGGCCCGGCGCGCCGACGATCCGGAGCGCTCCGCCGAGCTGCTCGACCAGGCCCACGCCCAGTCGCAGGCGCTCATCGAGGAGGTTCGCCAGGTGGCCTGGAGGATCTACCCGACGGCGCTGGACGAGCACGGACTCGCCTCGGCGCTCGACGGGGTCGCCCAGACCAGCCCGGTTCCCGTGCATCTCGACCTCCGCCTCGACGGCGAGCTGCCGCAGGCCGCCGAATCGGCCGCCTACTTCGTGGCCCGCGAGGCGGTCACCAATGTCGTCAAGCACGCCGAGGCGACCCGCGTGGACCTCGCCCTGGCCACTACGGAGGAGGCCGGGCGCACGCTGCTGCGCCTGACGGTCACCGACGACGGCATCGGCGGCGCCGATCCCGAGGGCGGGGGGCTCCAGGGCCTCGCCCGCCGGGTCGCGGCGCTGGACGGTAGCGTGAGCGTGGACAGCCCGCTCGGCGGACCGACCACGATCACCGCGGAGATCCCCTGTGACTGA
- a CDS encoding response regulator transcription factor: protein MTEPDTTTDAPGASAPLTVVLADDAVLLREGVRSLLLEEGIEVLASVGDGDALLEEVARRRPHLAIVDVRMPPTHTNEGLRAALRIKHEHPDVGVLMLSQYVAREYASDLLGTEMPGIGYLLKDRITEIDSFLRAVHGVAGGGTVIDPAVVRTLLRSPEQRQAVSRLTPREVEVLEAMAEGLSNRGIAERLFLSLSTVEKAISAIFDKFELGGDEQTSRRVQAVLRYLDEQ from the coding sequence GTGACTGAGCCCGACACCACCACCGACGCCCCCGGCGCGAGCGCGCCGCTGACCGTCGTCCTCGCCGACGACGCGGTGCTGCTGCGCGAGGGCGTGCGCAGCCTCCTGCTCGAGGAGGGCATCGAGGTGCTCGCCTCGGTCGGCGACGGCGATGCCCTCCTGGAGGAGGTGGCGAGGCGCCGGCCGCACCTGGCCATCGTCGACGTGCGCATGCCCCCCACCCATACCAATGAGGGACTGCGCGCGGCACTTCGGATCAAGCACGAGCACCCCGACGTCGGCGTGCTCATGCTCTCCCAGTACGTGGCCCGCGAGTACGCGAGCGACCTGCTCGGCACCGAGATGCCCGGCATCGGGTACCTGCTCAAGGACCGCATCACCGAGATCGACAGTTTCCTGCGAGCGGTCCACGGCGTGGCCGGCGGCGGCACCGTCATCGACCCGGCCGTCGTGCGTACCCTCCTGCGCAGCCCCGAGCAGCGCCAGGCGGTCAGCCGCCTGACACCTCGCGAGGTCGAGGTGCTCGAGGCGATGGCCGAAGGCCTCTCGAACCGGGGGATCGCCGAGCGGCTGTTCCTGTCGCTGTCCACGGTGGAGAAGGCGATCAGCGCGATCTTCGACAAGTTCGAGCTCGGCGGCGACGAGCAGACCAGCCGTCGCGTCCAGGCCGTGCTGCGCTACCTCGACGAGCAGTGA
- a CDS encoding glycoside hydrolase family 76 protein, with protein MKMSRRTLVTLTAATLPALSVASAAHSAPPTPPHADGAQALARARVAADVLMADYDQNKAWFPSSWWNSAVALQTVGDYMLRSGDRRYLDQLDHTFERNKGPFPAGELSGDELYGNFTSRAIDDSGWWALTWITAYDLTGDQKYLDMAVTIGDFMNDFWDPSTCGGGIWWDEERTYKNAVTNGQWIRLTAELHNRIPGDTAWLERSQVAWDWYTTSGMVNEDGLLNDGLTDACENNGDRVYTYNQGLAIGAALELWRATGDPHLLDKARYFADAALVEGALVTGGILTEYTDVLGETTNDNHKQFKGIFLRYLMDLADTTGDSRYRDAVATQASTIWEVDRNVADQLGVRWAGASTEESPNVFDWRTQASAFSALIADVPQDGVRRSLSASLSQAPVVMPDGEPVQLELDLDVTITSADARRLHVRLEAQGPEGWEIENAHRVTVDVPGTGRDGEPETVTVPLGVTVPADAADGDHRISVTASGPGGLEFLARTEVVVARTIDFAAGTREDAPWLFDAGGSGVTDEPGRFADGDSYFVYRFPFPASTTSAQLTLTISNQYLVDVGPDGESWTRVLAEDEPIKDASNRAAHELDLAPSLDGEDKDVYLRVTDAFPEDGWGGQVHHVSVTYGGS; from the coding sequence ATGAAGATGTCTCGCCGTACCCTTGTCACCCTGACCGCCGCCACCCTGCCTGCCCTGTCCGTTGCCTCCGCGGCGCACTCGGCGCCGCCGACGCCCCCGCACGCCGACGGCGCACAGGCCCTCGCCCGTGCCCGAGTCGCTGCGGACGTCCTGATGGCGGATTACGACCAGAACAAGGCGTGGTTCCCCTCGAGCTGGTGGAACTCCGCGGTCGCCCTGCAGACGGTCGGCGACTACATGCTGCGCAGCGGGGATCGTCGCTACCTGGACCAGCTGGACCACACCTTCGAGAGGAACAAGGGTCCGTTCCCCGCCGGTGAGCTCTCCGGTGACGAGCTGTACGGCAACTTCACCAGCCGCGCGATCGACGACTCCGGCTGGTGGGCGCTGACCTGGATCACCGCCTACGACCTGACCGGCGACCAGAAGTACCTGGACATGGCCGTGACCATCGGCGATTTCATGAACGACTTCTGGGATCCCAGCACCTGCGGGGGAGGGATCTGGTGGGACGAGGAGCGGACGTACAAGAACGCCGTCACCAACGGGCAGTGGATCCGACTGACCGCCGAGCTGCACAACCGCATCCCGGGCGATACGGCGTGGCTCGAGCGGTCCCAGGTGGCGTGGGACTGGTACACGACCAGTGGAATGGTCAATGAGGACGGCCTGCTCAACGACGGGCTGACGGATGCCTGCGAGAACAACGGCGACCGCGTGTACACCTACAACCAGGGCCTGGCGATCGGCGCCGCGCTCGAGCTGTGGCGCGCCACCGGCGATCCGCACCTCCTGGACAAGGCCCGCTACTTCGCGGATGCGGCGCTGGTCGAGGGCGCTCTGGTCACCGGCGGGATCCTCACGGAGTACACCGATGTGCTGGGTGAGACCACGAACGACAACCACAAGCAGTTCAAGGGCATCTTCCTGCGGTACCTGATGGACCTCGCGGACACCACGGGCGATTCCCGCTACCGGGACGCCGTCGCGACCCAGGCGTCGACGATCTGGGAGGTGGACCGCAACGTCGCCGACCAGCTCGGGGTGCGCTGGGCGGGTGCGAGCACGGAGGAGTCCCCGAACGTCTTCGACTGGCGCACCCAGGCCAGCGCTTTCAGCGCGCTGATCGCCGACGTCCCGCAGGACGGGGTGCGCCGCTCGCTGTCCGCCTCCCTCTCCCAAGCTCCGGTGGTGATGCCCGATGGCGAACCCGTGCAGCTGGAGCTCGACCTGGACGTGACGATCACCTCGGCCGATGCCCGTCGCCTCCACGTGCGACTGGAGGCGCAGGGCCCGGAGGGCTGGGAGATCGAGAACGCACACCGCGTCACGGTGGACGTCCCCGGGACGGGGAGGGACGGTGAGCCCGAGACCGTCACCGTTCCCCTGGGCGTGACGGTCCCGGCCGACGCCGCCGACGGGGACCATCGGATCTCCGTGACGGCGAGCGGGCCCGGCGGACTGGAGTTCCTCGCCCGGACGGAGGTGGTGGTGGCCCGCACCATCGACTTCGCAGCGGGAACCCGCGAGGACGCCCCGTGGCTGTTCGATGCCGGCGGCTCAGGAGTCACCGATGAACCCGGCCGGTTCGCCGACGGCGACAGTTACTTCGTCTACCGCTTCCCGTTCCCGGCGAGCACGACGTCGGCCCAGCTCACGTTGACGATCAGCAATCAGTACCTGGTGGACGTGGGCCCGGACGGGGAGAGCTGGACCCGGGTGCTGGCCGAGGACGAGCCGATCAAGGACGCCTCCAATCGCGCCGCCCACGAGCTCGATCTGGCGCCCTCTCTCGATGGCGAGGACAAGGACGTGTACCTCCGGGTGACCGACGCCTTCCCCGAGGACGGCTGGGGCGGTCAGGTGCATCACGTGAGCGTGACGTACGGCGGGTCCTGA
- a CDS encoding ABC-2 transporter permease encodes MIPAFARFDLLSWLPRRQTLLTLLFVTAVGLILPVPGMAIIAAALATSLIVSTPFLGDERGRLDTLYGVLPVSRASVVAGRAVSLVVYYLLATGLATAATVIVTALRGDRVPSSILLISLAAGAAFVGLALALQMPVFFRVGYSRGRLMAYAPAFVIAGGAWLLQATGVHTLVLETLSGVPIAVVIAAGLGIGALGVLVAVSISTALYRTREL; translated from the coding sequence ATGATCCCCGCCTTCGCACGCTTCGACCTGCTCTCCTGGCTCCCCCGTCGGCAGACCCTGCTCACCCTGTTGTTCGTCACGGCCGTCGGACTGATCCTGCCCGTCCCGGGCATGGCGATCATCGCCGCCGCCCTGGCGACCTCGCTGATCGTCTCCACCCCGTTCCTGGGCGACGAACGCGGACGACTCGACACGCTGTACGGAGTGCTGCCCGTCTCGCGGGCCTCCGTGGTCGCCGGACGCGCCGTGTCCCTGGTCGTGTACTACCTCCTCGCCACGGGCCTGGCGACGGCGGCGACGGTGATCGTCACCGCACTACGTGGCGATCGCGTGCCGTCGTCGATTCTCCTGATATCCCTGGCTGCGGGAGCAGCGTTCGTCGGACTCGCTCTGGCGCTTCAGATGCCGGTGTTCTTCCGCGTCGGCTACTCGCGAGGACGTCTGATGGCGTACGCGCCGGCCTTCGTGATCGCCGGTGGTGCCTGGCTCCTCCAGGCCACAGGAGTGCACACCCTCGTGCTGGAGACGCTGTCGGGAGTTCCGATCGCCGTGGTGATCGCCGCCGGCCTCGGTATCGGTGCCCTCGGCGTCCTCGTCGCCGTCAGCATCTCGACCGCGCTGTACCGCACCCGCGAGCTCTAG